DNA sequence from the Candidatus Cloacimonadota bacterium genome:
TAGAAAAGAAAACCATAGAAGATTTGTATACTGAATATTTATTATGAATGAGGATAATGGTTGAATCAGTTGAATTACTCAAATGGTTTAACCAGTTCAACCGATTTACCCAGTTTAACCAATTTAACTAGCCGAAATAATGCTTGACATAAATACGCATAAAAATACACATTGTAACAAAAAGAATGGTGGAATAAAATGATTGAAAAACATACAAGATTAAATATAACTTTGCCTAATTCCATTGTTAATGAATTATTTAAGGTTGCAGAGGAATTAAACGACAAAAGAAGCAGAATAATTGCACGAGCTTTGGAACTATATTTTGATGAGCTTGATGGACAGATTGCTGATAAGAGATGGAAGGAATACAAAGAAGGGAAAACAAAGGCAATACCAGCCGATGAAGTATATAAAGACTTGGATATCTAATGCTCAAAATTGAATATTTGCCAGATGCTAAAAAAGATTTGGAAAAGATAGATAAACTATGGCAAAGGAAAATCAAAAACAGTCTTCAAATACTTACTGAAAATCCAGCACTTTTAAAAAATAAAATTAAGAAACTAAAAGGGAAATATAAGGACTACTTTAGGTTGAGAGTTGGTAATTATAGAGTGATTTTTAGGATAGAAAAAAGGAAATTAGTTATTTTAGTTGTGAGAATTGCACACAGGAAAGAAATATACAAATGAAAATATTTAATAGTTTGAATAGAATCCCGATACATTCATCAATGTTGAATTACTTAGAGAATGTCGGGATATTTCTTCTGTGAATAGATTAGAGAACTTAATATGGGACCAACTATTTTATTAGATAAATCTACTCTTCAATCCTTATCTTGGAAAGAATTATCTTTTTTGTATAGATACTATTACTTAAATATTCCCCCAGTTTTGATTATTGAAATTCTTGGGGATTTAAAGAAGTTTTCTGATGATAAAATCCGTGGAGAATCTGAAGTTAAAAAAATTGCAAATAAACTTTCCTCAATAGGAGACAAACAAATAAATGCACATTATAGCAAAATTGCTATAAACTCTTTATTAGGATATCCTATTAAAATGAAAGGGATACCAATTTCTCATAAAACCCCTTTTATATCCAGAAATGGTGCTATGTTATTAGAGGAATCTCCAGAAGAAAAAGCACTAAAAAGATGGCAAATTGGAGAGTTTATTGGAACTGAACAGATTCTTGCTAAAAGATGGAGAGAAACAACAAGAGGGTATGATTTAGACCTATTTAAGAAAAACCTTAAAAAAATTCATAAAAAAACGAGAAAGGTAAACTCATATGATGACTTAAATATTTTAGTTGAAGAACTTTTGGATATACCTTTTAACCAAAAATACTATATTAGATGGACAATTCAGAATTTGGATCTTATAGGTGGACTTGAAAAAAAAGTATTAGAGAGATGGGAGAAAAACAATTATAGAACGTTTAAAAATTTTGCTCCTTATGCTTATTATTTTTTTAAAGTAGATTTTGCATTTCAACTTGGTTTATTAAATAATAATCTCATTGGAACAAAGTCAACGAATAGAGTAGATCTTGAATATTTGTACTACTTACCCTTTACTGAAGTATTTTCTTCTGGTGACAAGTTTTTAATTGAATTTTCTAAAATTTTTCTTAATAAAAACCAATATTTTATAACTCGAGATGATTTAAAGAAAGACCTAAAAAGTATTTATGAATATTTTAATGAAAATCCTGAAAAGGATAATAGTTATCCACCCGAGAATAAAAATTCTTTTACATATCAGATTTGGCAAAAATACAGACCTACTCAACCATCCTCAATAAGTGAATGGATAGAAAGTATAAAGAAGCAAAGAGAAAATAAAACTTAATTTTAAGTATTTATAAGGAAAATTACAAAAAAGGAATTATACTAATATTAAGAAAGGATTTAACTATGAAAACCATAAAAATAAAAAGAATCTCAATATTACTAATTTTGGTTTTATTAATAAGTTTTTCGCAACTATTATCACAAACTAATGAAACAGAAGCAGAAAAATATTTTAATCTTGGGGAAGATTATTATGAGCAAGGTTTAATAGATAAAGCGATAGAATGCTATCAGAAGGTAGTTGAGATTAATCCTGATGATGCATACGCATACTACAATATGGGATATGCTTATGGTGATAAAGGCAACTATAATAAAGCAATAGAATGCTTTCAGAAGGCAGTTGAGATTAATCCTGATTTTGCAGTCGCATACAACAGCATGGGAATGGCTTATGGTGTAAAAGGCAACTACGATAAAGCGATAGAATGCTATCAGAAGGTAGTTGAGATTAATCCTGATGATGCAAAAGCGCATTTTAATCTTGGTGATCAGTATTTTAATAAGACCTTATATGACGAAGCTATAAAAGAATATGAGATTGCACTTAATTATACTCAAGATGATTTAGATAAGGCCGTTTTATATGAGAGACTTGGACATTTATATCATCATCCTAAAGAGAATTATGATAAATCAATTGAATACTTCAAGAAAGCCCTAAACATCCAGCCAGAAGACGAAATAATTTACGTTAATATGGGAACAGTTTACGCTGATAAAGGTGACTATAGCAAAGCAATAGAATACTATCAGAAGGCAATTGAGATTGATCCTGATGATGCAAGCGCATACTACAACATGGGAAATGCTTATGATAAAATGGGCAATTATGATAAAGCAATAGCCTTCTATCAGAAAGCGATAGAAATCAATCCTGATGATGCATACGCATACAACAATATGGGACTTGTTTATTATTATAAAGGCTGGAAGACATCAGCAGCAGATTATTTATATCAAGCAGGTTTAATATATTTAAAACAAAACAATAGACAACGAGTTCTTCGACAAATCGATGTTATGAAAGACCTTGTTCCTGATTCACCACTAATTCATTTGTTAACAGAAAAATTATATTCCCAAGATATTGAACCAACTCCCCAAGATGAAGATATTACATACTCTGGCAGTGGTTTTATCATACATAATGATGGTTTTATTGTTACCAATTATCATATAATAGAAGGTATGGAAAATATTGATATTTATTTTCCGATAAAAGATAAACAATACAAAGCAAAGGTTTTTATCAAAGATATTAACAATGATATTGCTTTGTTAAAGATTGATGATCCAAGATTTACAAAAGAGGTTACAAATATTCCTTTTGGATTAGGAAATTCTTCTGATATAAAAGTGGGACAGGAAGTTTATACAATTGGTTTTCCAATGGGAGACATATTAGGTAAATCCGCTAAACTATCAACTGGAGTAGTAAATTCAGTTATGGGAATATTAGATGACCCGACTTTAATTCAAATAAGCAATCCTATTCAGCCAGGCAATAGCGGTGGTGCTCTTTTTAATAGTAATGGTGATGTAATTGGTATTGTAATAGCTTCTTTAAATGCCAAATATTTCTATGAGAATACAGATATTATTC
Encoded proteins:
- a CDS encoding addiction module protein, which translates into the protein MIEKHTRLNITLPNSIVNELFKVAEELNDKRSRIIARALELYFDELDGQIADKRWKEYKEGKTKAIPADEVYKDLDI
- a CDS encoding type II toxin-antitoxin system RelE/ParE family toxin, giving the protein MLKIEYLPDAKKDLEKIDKLWQRKIKNSLQILTENPALLKNKIKKLKGKYKDYFRLRVGNYRVIFRIEKRKLVILVVRIAHRKEIYK
- a CDS encoding tetratricopeptide repeat protein gives rise to the protein MKTIKIKRISILLILVLLISFSQLLSQTNETEAEKYFNLGEDYYEQGLIDKAIECYQKVVEINPDDAYAYYNMGYAYGDKGNYNKAIECFQKAVEINPDFAVAYNSMGMAYGVKGNYDKAIECYQKVVEINPDDAKAHFNLGDQYFNKTLYDEAIKEYEIALNYTQDDLDKAVLYERLGHLYHHPKENYDKSIEYFKKALNIQPEDEIIYVNMGTVYADKGDYSKAIEYYQKAIEIDPDDASAYYNMGNAYDKMGNYDKAIAFYQKAIEINPDDAYAYNNMGLVYYYKGWKTSAADYLYQAGLIYLKQNNRQRVLRQIDVMKDLVPDSPLIHLLTEKLYSQDIEPTPQDEDITYSGSGFIIHNDGFIVTNYHIIEGMENIDIYFPIKDKQYKAKVFIKDINNDIALLKIDDPRFTKEVTNIPFGLGNSSDIKVGQEVYTIGFPMGDILGKSAKLSTGVVNSVMGILDDPTLIQISNPIQPGNSGGALFNSNGDVIGIVIASLNAKYFYENTDIIPQNVNFAIKVDYLKNLISMLPDGEEILNRKSQISNLPLETQFEKIKPFVVNIKAY